In Aquincola tertiaricarbonis, the genomic stretch ATCTGGGACAACTTCCCTCCCTTGGAGCAGGCTCACTTCGGCGATCTGATCGGTGGCTTTTACGAGCCGCTGTTCTCGGTCGCGAACGCACTCCTCAAGACCTTCTCCTCCTCGCAGTTCTTGTTCTTCGCTTTCTACGCCTGCCTGACGCTGATCGTGCTCCACGTCGCGCTGCAACGTATCCCGAGGATCAACCTTCCCTACGCGTACGCCTACTACTTCGCGGTCTTCCTGCTGCCCTACACGTTTAACGCGATGCGGCAGTCGATCGCGATGTCGATCTTCCTGCTGGCAATACCGGCGGTCGTCGAACGCAGGACCAGAATGGTGCTGCTCCTGTCGTTGGCGGCCGGCGGTTTCCACTTCAGCGGCTTCCTCATCGGCGTGGGTTATGTCTTTCTCCGCGTCTGCGATCGCCTCGGATTGAAGGTTTGGACCGTCTTCCTCATTTCGGCCGGTGTGGGCGTCGTCATGGCGGCCACCGGTCTGCTGAGCCGGATCTTCTTCCTGATCTTCCCCGGCACCGTCGAGGTGTATGCCGACCTCTTCGATGCCACTTCGTCAGTCAGCAACATCGTGATGCGTCTGGGCCTGTGCGTACTCATGTTGACCGGCGCAGACGTCGGGCGCGGCGAGCGACGTCACATCAACGCCCTGCTGACCGTGTATTTCCTGGGCTTGCTCATCTATCTTGCCCTGTTCCAATTCAACCTGCTTGCCACCCGATTCAACATGCTGTTCCGCGTGCTGGAGGTGGTGCTGTTCCCGTTGATCGCGGCCCGTCTTCCGATGGGCCGACGGCTCGTCTTTGGTGGCACCACGTTGGCGCTTGCGCTGGCGACTTTGCTGGTCACCGCCGCCGAGCCCGACTACGCCTACGCGTTCTCCCTTCCCTTCTGAGCCGGTATGTTCTCCGTCGTCATCATCACCCACAACCGGCCTGAGGAACTGCTGCGCGCCGTGGCCAGCGTCGCCTCGCAGACAGTTCAGCCGCATGAGATCGTCGTTGTCGACGATGCCTCATCTCCTCCTGTCGATGCGGTTGCGTTGCAGTCCCGCACGGGCCCGGTCCCTCTGCGCGTTGTCCGCCATGAATCGCCTCGCGGTCCCAGCGGTGCGCGAAACGCCGGGATCGAGGCAGCGAGTCAG encodes the following:
- a CDS encoding EpsG family protein → MIYVVTFVLALALIVPGSMHRSFNLLGGLVLLTILCVMTSIRLDTGTDFPTYVAIWDNFPPLEQAHFGDLIGGFYEPLFSVANALLKTFSSSQFLFFAFYACLTLIVLHVALQRIPRINLPYAYAYYFAVFLLPYTFNAMRQSIAMSIFLLAIPAVVERRTRMVLLLSLAAGGFHFSGFLIGVGYVFLRVCDRLGLKVWTVFLISAGVGVVMAATGLLSRIFFLIFPGTVEVYADLFDATSSVSNIVMRLGLCVLMLTGADVGRGERRHINALLTVYFLGLLIYLALFQFNLLATRFNMLFRVLEVVLFPLIAARLPMGRRLVFGGTTLALALATLLVTAAEPDYAYAFSLPF